One segment of Campylobacter hominis ATCC BAA-381 DNA contains the following:
- the mnmC gene encoding bifunctional tRNA (5-methylaminomethyl-2-thiouridine)(34)-methyltransferase MnmD/FAD-dependent 5-carboxymethylaminomethyl-2-thiouridine(34) oxidoreductase MnmC: MKFINGILFNENFKDFYSNFKNPFGESEFVFGSAVNEILKTQNRVIVAELGFGLGRNFLNIAAKFKNSDKILHFVSIEKFPLQKEILAKFYENFKFEGAKKLLKLYPTLESGFHRIKFSKNITLDLLFGDAECVLKECEFKADIWLMDGFSPSKNPDMWSDEITSQIARLCRIKAKIATYSASKKVQKSLENAGFCVVKTPGFNGKREMIRAYFNGNSGEIKDYFFERPSFKSGKNVLIIGAGIAGIVTAIKFQNLGYKTVIAEKACSVAANASGNFCGVLEPLITKKGVKLGEMHKYAFKMAVKFYKKNVPKNLAKFCGAKEFAYNDDILKRFETHDKSEIFDFNRKDLPYASIFIKNAALLRPRKICEFFSKKLNIKFGYEFSDFVESNGGYIVNFVGKKPLKCDILIFAMGSESEELFGGGKNVRANFDDAMQISSVRGQITLLRPFLKTPIPLGARGYICPKIGKRQLIGATYDRKDYENQARTFDDERNLQNVAELLNKNFVKNTDTRNLNDKKFKFEILDKNVDFNVSKQNLNFKMHTQNKELAFKNQILNVKILGSRVGFRGYSGDRFPLIGALPDCEYFKEKYKILPWQKNRAKNLPPKYLKNIYINTSHGARGLCTAILGAEILADLVTNRPFCLPKSLINELAPSRFLIRKLKKGLK; encoded by the coding sequence ATGAAATTTATAAACGGTATTTTATTTAACGAAAATTTTAAAGATTTTTACTCAAATTTCAAAAATCCTTTCGGCGAGAGCGAATTTGTGTTCGGCTCAGCTGTAAATGAAATTTTAAAAACTCAAAATCGTGTAATTGTAGCAGAACTTGGCTTCGGTCTTGGTCGAAATTTTTTAAATATAGCCGCTAAATTTAAAAATAGCGATAAAATTTTGCACTTTGTTTCTATAGAAAAATTTCCTTTACAAAAGGAAATTTTGGCTAAATTTTATGAGAATTTCAAGTTTGAAGGTGCAAAAAAACTTTTAAAACTTTATCCTACACTTGAAAGCGGTTTTCACCGTATAAAATTCAGTAAAAATATCACGCTTGATCTGCTTTTCGGAGATGCCGAATGTGTATTGAAAGAGTGTGAGTTTAAAGCTGATATTTGGCTTATGGATGGATTTTCGCCAAGTAAAAATCCTGATATGTGGAGCGATGAAATTACTTCCCAAATAGCCAGACTTTGCAGGATTAAAGCAAAAATTGCAACATACAGCGCTTCAAAAAAAGTGCAAAAAAGTTTGGAAAATGCAGGTTTTTGTGTAGTTAAAACGCCGGGATTTAATGGTAAGCGCGAAATGATAAGAGCTTATTTCAATGGAAATTCAGGCGAGATCAAAGATTATTTTTTCGAAAGGCCAAGTTTTAAAAGCGGCAAAAATGTGCTGATAATAGGAGCAGGAATCGCAGGAATCGTTACTGCAATTAAATTTCAAAATCTTGGATATAAAACTGTAATTGCAGAAAAAGCGTGCAGTGTCGCTGCTAATGCAAGCGGAAATTTTTGTGGAGTTTTGGAACCCCTTATTACTAAAAAAGGCGTGAAACTAGGCGAAATGCATAAATATGCTTTCAAAATGGCGGTCAAATTTTACAAAAAGAATGTACCGAAAAATCTTGCAAAATTTTGTGGTGCAAAAGAGTTTGCTTATAATGATGACATTTTAAAGCGTTTTGAAACTCATGATAAAAGTGAAATTTTCGATTTTAATCGAAAAGATCTGCCTTACGCTTCTATTTTTATAAAAAATGCCGCGCTTTTAAGACCGCGAAAAATTTGCGAATTTTTTAGTAAAAAACTTAATATAAAATTTGGTTATGAGTTTAGTGATTTTGTTGAATCAAATGGCGGTTATATTGTAAATTTTGTCGGTAAAAAGCCTTTAAAATGCGATATTTTGATATTTGCGATGGGGAGCGAAAGTGAAGAACTTTTTGGCGGCGGGAAAAATGTGCGTGCAAATTTCGATGATGCGATGCAAATAAGCTCCGTTCGCGGTCAAATTACACTTTTGCGCCCATTTTTAAAGACGCCCATTCCTCTTGGCGCACGCGGATATATTTGTCCTAAGATCGGCAAACGCCAGTTAATCGGGGCTACTTATGACAGAAAAGATTATGAAAATCAAGCCAGAACTTTCGATGATGAAAGAAATTTGCAAAACGTGGCTGAGCTTTTAAATAAAAATTTTGTTAAAAATACAGATACCAGAAATTTAAATGATAAAAAATTTAAATTTGAAATTTTGGATAAAAATGTTGATTTCAATGTTTCAAAACAGAATTTAAATTTTAAAATGCACACGCAAAATAAAGAGCTTGCTTTTAAAAATCAAATTTTAAATGTTAAAATTTTGGGTTCTCGTGTCGGATTTCGAGGATATAGCGGTGATAGATTTCCGTTAATCGGTGCTTTGCCGGACTGCGAATATTTCAAAGAAAAATATAAAATTTTACCGTGGCAAAAAAATCGTGCTAAAAATTTGCCACCAAAATATTTAAAAAATATCTATATAAATACATCTCATGGCGCTAGAGGTCTTTGCACGGCGATTTTGGGAGCTGAAATTTTAGCCGATTTGGTCACAAATCGTCCGTTTTGTTTACCAAAAAGTCTTATCAATGAGCTGGCACCAAGCCGTTTTTTGATAAGAAAACTTAAAAAAGGACTGAAATAA
- a CDS encoding nitronate monooxygenase has product MKSLKIGKYEIKYPIFQGGMGLGISWDKLAGNVSLNGCLGIVSSVGTGYYENRKYITKEINAKPFGSENFYSKAGLEAIIKNARKICGDLPIGVNIMYAASDYARVVRDACEAGINIIVSGAGLPTNLPEFTAEFKDIALVPIVSSAKALKIICKRWSTRYNCLPDAVVLEGPLSGGHQGFTYEQCSDPAYQLENLIPQVKEEIKAWGDFPLIAAGGIWDHDDILKMMSLGADGVQMATRFIGTYECDAAQGFKEILLDCTKEDIKLIKSPVGYPARGIRTNLIKLVENNAGPKIHCISNCVTPCHRGEGSRRVGYCIADRLADAYNGIKETGLFFTGVNGYRLKKLIPVKELIKKLVYGENS; this is encoded by the coding sequence ATGAAAAGCTTAAAAATAGGCAAATATGAGATAAAATATCCTATATTTCAAGGCGGAATGGGACTTGGTATAAGCTGGGACAAGTTAGCCGGCAATGTCAGTTTAAACGGTTGCCTTGGAATTGTCAGCTCTGTCGGTACAGGATATTACGAAAACAGAAAATATATCACAAAAGAGATAAATGCAAAACCTTTCGGCAGTGAAAATTTTTACTCGAAAGCAGGTCTTGAAGCTATCATAAAAAATGCGCGTAAAATTTGCGGGGATTTGCCTATCGGAGTAAATATTATGTATGCTGCAAGCGATTACGCAAGAGTGGTTCGTGATGCTTGTGAAGCCGGAATAAATATAATCGTAAGCGGAGCCGGACTTCCTACGAATTTGCCTGAATTTACAGCTGAATTTAAAGATATTGCGCTTGTACCGATTGTCTCATCGGCAAAGGCGTTAAAAATTATTTGCAAACGTTGGTCTACACGTTATAATTGCTTACCTGACGCAGTTGTGCTGGAAGGTCCGCTAAGCGGGGGTCATCAAGGCTTTACTTATGAGCAGTGCAGCGATCCTGCATATCAACTTGAAAATCTTATTCCGCAAGTAAAAGAAGAGATAAAAGCTTGGGGCGATTTTCCGTTGATTGCAGCAGGCGGGATTTGGGATCACGATGATATTTTAAAAATGATGAGTCTTGGAGCAGACGGCGTTCAAATGGCAACCAGATTTATCGGTACATATGAATGCGACGCGGCTCAAGGATTTAAAGAAATTTTACTTGATTGCACTAAAGAAGATATCAAGCTCATTAAATCACCTGTCGGATATCCGGCGCGCGGTATCAGGACAAATCTCATAAAGCTTGTGGAAAATAACGCAGGACCAAAAATTCATTGTATAAGTAATTGCGTAACTCCTTGTCATAGAGGTGAAGGATCTCGCAGAGTAGGGTATTGTATAGCTGATCGTTTGGCTGATGCCTACAACGGTATAAAAGAAACAGGATTGTTTTTTACCGGTGTAAACGGATATCGCTTGAAAAAACTTATTCCTGTTAAAGAGTTGATAAAAAAACTGGTTTATGGCGAAAATAGTTAG
- the tyrS gene encoding tyrosine--tRNA ligase has product MAEYDLNSILKELNRGISEIIGIERVEELIKNYYEKGNRFYVKIGMDPTASDLHLGHSVVLKKLAFLQQHGAIVQFLIGDFTAQIGDPTGKSETRKKLDRNTVLKNAKTYQDQVFKILDKDRTNILFNSEWLNRLGATGMIELASTFSVARMLERDDFTNRFKNEQPISISEFLYPLLQGYDSVCMKSDIEIGGTDQKFNLLMGRQLQRTYNVGKEQAVMMMPLLVGLDGVNKMSKSLGNYIGITENANDMYAKILSINDELMWSWYELLSSYSLDDINLFKKLVQDGELHPKVAKESLAMDIVTKFYDENSALKAKEEFDKVHVNNEAPSEIKEFTISSPAWIVKALMSCKLAVSSSDARRLIRSNAVSVDKNKIADEQLQLSSGNYFLQVGKKKFAKLIVK; this is encoded by the coding sequence ATGGCAGAATATGATTTAAATTCTATTTTAAAAGAATTAAATCGTGGAATTTCCGAAATAATCGGTATTGAAAGAGTTGAAGAACTCATTAAAAATTATTATGAAAAAGGCAATAGGTTTTATGTAAAAATCGGCATGGATCCTACGGCCTCTGATTTGCACTTAGGACATAGTGTTGTGCTTAAAAAACTTGCATTTTTGCAACAACACGGAGCTATTGTACAGTTTCTGATCGGAGATTTTACAGCTCAAATAGGTGATCCTACAGGCAAAAGCGAAACCAGAAAAAAACTTGATAGAAATACGGTTTTAAAAAATGCAAAAACTTATCAGGATCAAGTTTTTAAAATTTTGGATAAAGATAGAACGAATATACTTTTTAATTCGGAATGGCTAAATCGTCTCGGCGCTACAGGTATGATTGAACTTGCAAGCACTTTTAGCGTCGCAAGAATGCTTGAAAGAGATGATTTTACAAATCGCTTTAAAAACGAACAGCCGATTAGTATAAGTGAGTTTTTGTATCCGCTTTTACAAGGTTATGACAGCGTTTGTATGAAAAGCGATATTGAAATCGGCGGTACTGATCAAAAATTTAATCTACTAATGGGCAGACAATTACAAAGAACCTATAATGTCGGTAAAGAACAGGCAGTAATGATGATGCCGCTTTTAGTAGGGCTTGACGGCGTAAATAAAATGAGTAAATCGCTTGGAAATTATATCGGCATAACTGAAAATGCAAATGATATGTATGCTAAAATTTTAAGCATAAATGATGAACTGATGTGGTCATGGTATGAGCTTTTAAGCAGTTATTCGCTTGATGATATAAATTTGTTTAAAAAGCTTGTACAAGACGGCGAACTTCATCCGAAAGTCGCAAAAGAAAGTCTTGCTATGGATATAGTTACGAAATTTTATGATGAAAATTCAGCTTTGAAAGCAAAAGAAGAATTCGATAAAGTTCATGTAAATAATGAAGCTCCAAGCGAGATAAAAGAATTTACAATAAGTTCTCCTGCTTGGATTGTAAAAGCATTGATGTCTTGCAAATTAGCCGTATCAAGCTCTGATGCAAGAAGACTTATAAGATCTAATGCCGTAAGTGTTGATAAAAATAAAATTGCCGATGAGCAACTTCAACTTAGTTCAGGCAATTATTTTTTACAAGTCGGAAAGAAAAAATTCGCTAAACTAATAGTAAAATAA
- a CDS encoding RelA/SpoT family protein, with protein sequence MDLKNRQINDDYLEHLIDDIVETNDIEGAKKLFYQIEQPTPLLVNAIQLCIRQHDGQFRKSGEPYAIHPILVSCIVAFLGGDDDMIIAALLHDVVEDTDYTLDKIIDEFGEGVAKLVEGLTKIVTIRDDKLAHSNEATSKLKATALTFRKMLLVSIEDVRVLVVKLCDRLHNMLTLGALRPDKQVRIAQETLLVYAPIAHRLGISAIKNFLEDLSFKYVMPHEYEKIDKYLTENKQQLWINLNAFSTKISELLLTNGFTYDSFKIQKRLKHYYSIYLKMQRKGISIEEVLDLLAVRIIVKEPEDCYLVLGIIHMKFNPLISRFKDYVALPKQNGYQTIHTTVFNENMIIEAQIRTFDMHQTAEYGVAAHWKYKYNGSINPKLDWLSDIGIKEDEDVENLYEYAKDSLYVEDIAVYSPKGGIFTLPRGATALDYAYEIHSEVGLRATQAYVNRIRVPLLTELKNGDIVHIITGNEPHYRCSWLNSVKTGKAKATIKSFCKQKLHDINQEVALNMLCAIFSARKKTIKNWLENENLIKKFSRIAYDSVYLKDVVNALKKYPKKEKLFFFTDKYEIKKQKFDNIVVYSNFNVSSVEFDYCCNPKRGDDIMGFRNGHDVSVHHKFCERALNLMRNGNENIFVKWTRIAPHRYKIILSIENKRGSLASFLAYLAKLDVDLVSIKLSENSEKSVDYFEMTIELNENLNSNDIKEKLKNKYKIIEFTSLNDAYKN encoded by the coding sequence ATGGATTTAAAGAACCGTCAGATAAATGATGATTATCTAGAACACCTTATTGACGATATTGTCGAAACAAATGATATAGAAGGTGCTAAAAAGCTTTTTTATCAAATAGAACAACCTACGCCGCTTTTAGTAAATGCAATTCAACTTTGTATCCGTCAACACGACGGTCAATTTCGAAAAAGCGGCGAGCCTTATGCCATTCACCCGATTTTAGTTTCGTGTATTGTAGCTTTTTTGGGTGGAGACGATGATATGATAATAGCCGCACTTTTGCATGATGTCGTTGAAGATACGGACTATACGCTGGATAAAATAATAGATGAATTCGGCGAAGGTGTAGCAAAATTGGTCGAAGGCTTAACAAAAATCGTAACAATTCGAGACGATAAACTTGCCCATTCAAACGAAGCAACTTCAAAATTAAAAGCCACAGCGCTTACATTTCGTAAAATGCTTTTGGTTTCGATAGAAGATGTCAGAGTTCTTGTTGTAAAACTTTGCGACAGACTTCATAATATGCTTACTCTTGGAGCGCTTCGTCCTGATAAACAAGTTAGAATTGCACAAGAAACGCTTTTGGTTTATGCACCGATTGCTCACAGACTTGGAATTTCAGCGATTAAAAATTTTCTTGAAGATTTGAGTTTCAAGTATGTAATGCCGCACGAATATGAAAAAATCGATAAATATTTGACTGAAAATAAGCAACAGCTTTGGATTAATTTAAATGCATTCAGTACAAAAATAAGCGAGCTTCTGCTTACAAACGGCTTTACTTACGATAGTTTTAAAATTCAAAAAAGATTAAAGCATTATTATTCAATTTATCTGAAAATGCAACGAAAAGGCATTTCAATTGAAGAAGTTTTGGATTTGCTTGCGGTGCGAATTATTGTAAAAGAACCGGAAGATTGCTATTTGGTACTTGGAATTATTCATATGAAATTCAATCCTTTAATTTCACGTTTTAAGGATTATGTCGCTTTACCGAAACAAAACGGTTATCAAACGATACATACTACCGTTTTTAACGAAAATATGATAATAGAAGCTCAAATTCGCACTTTTGATATGCACCAAACTGCTGAATATGGTGTCGCAGCGCACTGGAAATATAAATATAACGGCTCAATAAATCCGAAACTGGATTGGCTAAGCGATATAGGTATAAAAGAAGATGAGGATGTGGAAAATCTTTATGAATATGCAAAAGATAGTCTATATGTGGAAGATATAGCGGTTTATTCGCCAAAAGGCGGAATTTTCACACTTCCAAGAGGAGCAACCGCGCTAGATTATGCTTATGAAATTCATTCGGAAGTCGGACTTCGCGCTACGCAAGCTTACGTAAATCGTATAAGAGTGCCGCTTTTAACGGAACTTAAAAATGGTGATATTGTTCATATAATAACGGGAAATGAACCGCATTATCGTTGCAGTTGGTTAAATTCCGTAAAAACAGGTAAAGCAAAAGCGACAATCAAAAGTTTTTGTAAACAAAAACTTCACGATATAAATCAGGAAGTAGCGCTTAATATGCTTTGTGCAATTTTCAGCGCACGCAAAAAAACGATAAAAAATTGGCTGGAAAATGAAAATTTAATCAAAAAATTTTCACGAATCGCATATGATTCTGTTTATTTAAAAGATGTTGTAAATGCGCTTAAAAAATATCCAAAAAAAGAAAAACTTTTCTTTTTTACGGATAAATATGAAATTAAAAAGCAAAAATTTGATAATATTGTCGTATATTCAAATTTTAATGTAAGCAGCGTTGAGTTTGATTATTGTTGTAATCCAAAGCGTGGTGACGATATAATGGGGTTTAGAAACGGTCATGATGTAAGCGTACATCATAAATTTTGTGAACGTGCACTTAATCTTATGCGAAACGGCAATGAGAATATTTTCGTAAAATGGACCAGAATTGCGCCGCATAGATACAAAATAATTTTAAGCATAGAAAATAAACGCGGTTCTCTTGCTTCATTTTTAGCATATTTAGCTAAACTTGATGTGGATTTGGTATCGATTAAACTTAGTGAAAACAGTGAAAAATCGGTAGATTATTTTGAAATGACAATTGAATTAAACGAAAATTTAAATTCAAATGATATAAAAGAAAAATTAAAAAATAAGTATAAGATTATCGAATTTACTTCGTTAAATGACGCTTATAAAAATTAA
- a CDS encoding DNA-directed RNA polymerase subunit omega, with product MPRIEEIITKALERVNGNRYQLSLMVAKRAEQLSMGEENLLDIDTRKMKFSDIALREIAEGKILLDGFKEPSDK from the coding sequence ATGCCAAGAATAGAAGAGATTATCACAAAAGCACTTGAAAGAGTTAATGGAAATCGCTATCAACTATCGCTTATGGTTGCAAAAAGAGCTGAGCAATTATCAATGGGCGAAGAAAATTTACTTGATATCGATACAAGAAAAATGAAATTTTCAGATATCGCATTACGCGAAATCGCTGAGGGAAAAATATTATTAGATGGATTTAAAGAACCGTCAGATAAATGA
- the pyrH gene encoding UMP kinase — protein MDKKKRILVKFSGEALAGDSGFGIDSTILKFIANEIKSLVDMGVEVGIVIGGGNIIRGVSAAAGGIIKRTSGDHMGMLATVINAIAMREALEFYDVDVRVQSAIKMEAICETFIIGRAKRHLEKGRVVIFAAGTGNPFFTTDTAATLRAIEIESDMIIKATKVNGVYDKDPNKFEEAVLLNSLTYDEALKDNIKVMDDTAIALAKDNHLPIVVCNMFKSGNLCKIADDDLSFCSIVK, from the coding sequence ATGGATAAGAAAAAGCGAATTCTAGTAAAATTTTCAGGCGAAGCTTTGGCTGGAGATAGCGGTTTTGGAATAGATAGCACGATTTTAAAATTTATCGCAAATGAAATTAAAAGTCTTGTAGATATGGGTGTTGAGGTTGGAATAGTAATCGGCGGAGGAAATATAATTCGCGGTGTAAGCGCAGCGGCAGGCGGTATAATAAAACGCACAAGCGGTGATCATATGGGAATGCTTGCAACTGTTATAAACGCAATTGCTATGCGAGAAGCTTTGGAATTTTACGATGTCGATGTGCGCGTTCAAAGCGCTATAAAAATGGAAGCGATATGTGAAACTTTTATAATCGGACGAGCTAAAAGACATCTTGAAAAGGGCAGGGTCGTCATTTTTGCTGCAGGCACCGGAAATCCTTTTTTTACAACAGACACTGCGGCTACTTTGCGTGCTATTGAAATAGAATCCGATATGATAATAAAAGCTACAAAAGTAAATGGAGTATATGATAAAGATCCGAATAAGTTCGAAGAAGCGGTACTTCTAAATTCTTTAACTTATGATGAGGCGTTAAAAGATAATATAAAAGTTATGGATGATACGGCGATAGCTTTAGCAAAAGACAATCATTTGCCGATTGTGGTTTGTAATATGTTTAAAAGCGGAAATTTATGCAAAATAGCAGATGATGATTTGAGTTTTTGCTCAATTGTAAAATAA
- a CDS encoding murein hydrolase activator EnvC family protein, which yields MRILLAILLIFNFAYCAKEKSTKEKIMQTNKNLQVYANQKDELNEKIKKTASEILQEEKSLKKYQNDIDELSSVVSNLKEKYKDSQTELNKLNSQNAAIIGLQKDIEDKIVSLISKELAFDLINTQSEKSLDSIITNEVVDVIGKNASKELAALAKNYETNQNFINEQDKKITSIKSNMQDYNKKKDELNQKQVEQNKKIDNLKKSKDDYITQLEKLNNEQEAMQKTLEELKIIDDKEEKEKAEKLEKERIAKLEKEKERKKALAIKKGQNIETAQEPEIKDARVEKINQKVKQYGSSYQSSRVKKYTGAKTISPLQNPVVKRKFGNYSDPVYNIKIFNESVTLGSKSGDNRVKSVLPGKIVFAKETSVLDRVIIIAHKDGIHTIYAHLSQIAPTIKVGSSVSKGYTIGKISNDLTFEVTQKNYHINPLELISLK from the coding sequence ATGAGAATTCTGCTTGCTATTTTGCTGATTTTTAACTTCGCATACTGCGCGAAAGAAAAAAGCACAAAAGAAAAAATAATGCAAACAAATAAGAATTTGCAAGTTTATGCAAATCAAAAAGATGAGTTAAACGAAAAAATAAAAAAAACCGCATCTGAAATTTTACAGGAAGAAAAAAGCTTAAAAAAGTATCAAAATGATATTGATGAGTTAAGTTCGGTCGTATCAAATTTAAAGGAAAAATACAAAGATTCTCAAACCGAACTAAATAAGTTAAATTCTCAAAATGCAGCTATTATAGGGCTTCAAAAAGATATAGAAGATAAGATAGTATCTCTTATATCAAAAGAACTGGCATTTGATTTGATAAACACGCAAAGTGAAAAATCGCTTGATAGTATTATTACGAATGAAGTTGTGGATGTAATCGGCAAAAATGCTTCAAAGGAGCTTGCAGCGCTTGCAAAAAATTATGAAACAAATCAAAATTTCATAAACGAACAGGATAAAAAAATCACATCAATAAAATCAAATATGCAAGATTATAATAAAAAAAAGGATGAATTAAATCAAAAACAGGTCGAACAAAATAAAAAAATAGATAATCTTAAAAAAAGTAAAGATGATTATATAACACAACTTGAAAAGCTTAATAATGAACAGGAAGCTATGCAAAAGACATTAGAAGAGTTAAAAATCATAGATGATAAAGAGGAAAAAGAAAAAGCCGAAAAACTTGAAAAAGAGCGTATCGCAAAGCTTGAAAAAGAAAAAGAAAGAAAAAAAGCTCTTGCTATTAAAAAAGGTCAAAATATAGAAACAGCGCAGGAGCCCGAAATAAAAGATGCACGCGTGGAAAAAATAAATCAAAAAGTAAAACAATACGGCTCAAGTTATCAATCAAGCAGAGTTAAAAAATATACCGGTGCAAAGACAATTTCTCCACTTCAAAATCCCGTTGTAAAGAGAAAATTCGGAAATTACAGCGATCCTGTTTATAATATTAAAATTTTTAACGAATCAGTTACTCTTGGCTCAAAATCAGGTGACAATAGGGTCAAAAGCGTTCTTCCTGGAAAAATTGTTTTTGCAAAAGAAACTTCCGTGTTGGACCGTGTTATAATTATCGCTCACAAAGATGGAATTCATACGATTTACGCTCATCTTAGCCAAATCGCTCCAACTATAAAAGTCGGCTCATCAGTTTCGAAAGGTTATACGATAGGTAAAATTTCAAATGATTTGACATTTGAAGTTACTCAAAAAAATTATCATATAAATCCGCTTGAGCTCATTAGTTTGAAGTAA
- a CDS encoding FtsX-like permease family protein translates to MKSFKTHFGVIISLIALLFSMQFGIFIANLTKIYGQSIQNEYNIVLVSKKEIDFSKISDENQQIASIEPIKTDNVIAKLKDKLSDQSMQALSANLPKFYNIKLKFFPNSDELKQIEENLKKIGEVSKIEVFQKTHDEIFKILLLLKWLVCGFAFLIVLLGLMLIYKQMRIWIFEHRQRIEIMELFGAPFFLKSEKLYRMAIMDSIISAFVVIAFYYFLPQSEIFMSATTLIVPFDKVINLPNDALMLLGSALLISLIAVTLVMIKVESESK, encoded by the coding sequence ATGAAATCTTTTAAAACGCATTTCGGGGTTATTATTTCGCTTATTGCACTGCTTTTTTCTATGCAGTTTGGAATTTTTATTGCAAATTTAACAAAAATTTACGGACAATCAATTCAGAATGAATACAATATAGTTCTTGTCAGCAAAAAAGAGATTGATTTTTCTAAAATCAGTGATGAAAATCAGCAAATAGCAAGTATCGAGCCGATAAAAACAGATAATGTAATAGCAAAATTAAAAGATAAACTTTCGGATCAGAGTATGCAGGCCCTAAGCGCAAATTTGCCTAAATTTTACAATATCAAGCTGAAATTTTTTCCTAATTCGGACGAGTTGAAACAGATAGAAGAAAATCTCAAAAAAATCGGCGAAGTAAGTAAAATAGAGGTTTTTCAAAAAACTCACGATGAAATTTTTAAAATTTTACTTCTTTTAAAATGGCTTGTTTGCGGCTTTGCCTTTTTAATTGTGCTTTTAGGACTTATGCTTATTTACAAACAGATGCGTATTTGGATTTTTGAACATCGCCAAAGAATAGAAATAATGGAACTTTTCGGCGCACCGTTTTTCTTAAAAAGTGAAAAACTTTACAGAATGGCTATAATGGATTCCATAATCTCCGCTTTTGTTGTTATCGCTTTTTATTATTTTTTGCCGCAAAGCGAAATTTTTATGAGCGCGACTACTTTAATCGTGCCTTTTGATAAGGTTATAAATTTGCCGAATGATGCGTTAATGCTGTTAGGATCGGCTTTACTTATTTCTTTGATTGCCGTAACTCTTGTAATGATAAAAGTTGAAAGTGAAAGTAAATGA
- a CDS encoding cell division ATP-binding protein FtsE: protein MAEIVPEMEIIVANNLTLGYERDQNVIKNASFSIKSHDFVVITGESGSGKSTLLKSFYGGIDIREGDLNVCLCDLNGISSRQLRILRQRIGIIFQNYKLINEWTVERNIMLPLIIMGLDPKICREQALKLLKHVELLGKADKYPLELSGGEQQRVAMARALAHNPQLIICDEPTGNLDERSSSIIWKLLASANEAWKACVVIVTHKKPSDLRMKFRHFIIENSTVRENI, encoded by the coding sequence ATGGCTGAAATAGTTCCAGAGATGGAAATCATCGTCGCAAATAATCTTACTTTGGGTTATGAGCGAGATCAAAACGTAATTAAAAATGCGAGTTTCAGTATAAAATCGCACGATTTTGTTGTGATAACCGGCGAAAGCGGAAGCGGCAAAAGCACACTTCTTAAATCATTTTATGGCGGTATAGATATAAGAGAAGGCGATTTAAATGTGTGTTTATGCGATTTAAACGGCATCAGTTCACGCCAACTGCGTATTTTAAGACAACGAATCGGAATAATTTTTCAAAATTATAAATTGATAAACGAATGGACAGTTGAGCGAAATATAATGCTTCCACTTATTATTATGGGACTTGATCCTAAAATTTGTCGTGAGCAGGCGCTTAAACTTCTCAAACATGTCGAGCTTTTGGGAAAAGCCGATAAATATCCGCTTGAATTAAGCGGTGGAGAGCAACAAAGAGTTGCTATGGCAAGAGCATTGGCGCACAATCCTCAGCTTATAATTTGCGACGAACCGACAGGAAATTTGGACGAGAGATCAAGCAGTATTATTTGGAAACTTTTAGCTTCTGCGAATGAAGCTTGGAAAGCGTGCGTTGTCATTGTAACGCATAAAAAACCAAGTGATTTAAGGATGAAATTCAGACATTTTATTATTGAAAACAGCACGGTTAGGGAAAATATATGA